tgatgtcacaatatatCACTTCCAGATGGGATGATAACTATAATATGAACATGCAAAGATGAAATTGTCGAAAGTGAGACAAAAACTGATGTCTTGTAGATATGAGgaaaaagtttttaaacattGTGAAAccaattacaaatgtaaatattagttTAGATGCCAAATTTTAAGTTTGAATCCTGAAAGATTAAAGATACCTTTTGAAGGTCTTCTTGAAACTGTTCACTGCCTTCCTGAAATTTCcgctttttattttcatgtctcTCTTCAATTTGCTGTAGTTCAGTTTCCAattttttctgaaacaaaaatgtttgatcCTTAATGAAATGATAATTCCATAACAATCAAAGCCATTTTctatttcaaacatttaaataagTAGATGGACCTTCCAAACAAGACATAACATTATAATCAGAATTCAAGAACATTTCGATCATTTTTAACTGATtagattttatacattttttttctaacaacAGACTTACCTGATGCATTGTGAGAGACTGGACTTGGCGTTTCAATACTCCCATACGTGTTGTCGTAACGACAGTCCGCACATCTGGCACAACAGTCTCACTGAATATCTCGTTGATGAGTCTATGATTGCGGACATAGCGCGAGTGTGATATGTGTTTAATCAGAAAGCCATCATCAGCATCTGTAGAAATAGGAGATATTACGAGTCTCTAAGTTCATCAACATAATTTGatataagaaaatattgaaaaaaattgaaatatggtATATTTCAACAGGATTATTCTTCTCCAAGTCAGGACCTATAAACAATTACCAGTATATAAAGTTAAAACCCTACTCAGAACTAGATGTTTAAATGTAAGGCATTCAACCGTTAGATATCATAACTGAATGAATAGTCAGATCACACAAAACCAGCAAAACTATCGTATAAGTAGTGTCTAAAACTGAAATACAGAGATAGAATAGAATCgtctatgtaaaattaagtAGAATGTGAGTAGAAGTCCACCAATACATACCATCATCGTCATCAGCCTGCTGAATGCTGATCCTCCCTTGGGCATCCATTTTGCTACTCTgcaatttaattgaaatttctcttatacattttaaaatactatctcaggctaataattccaACAatgtttgactcattttctatgaaaattgagcaaataatgctcataaatgtgtttattcctatataaactatgataAACTTgaaacaatttttgtaaaagaccttaagtcctttccatctataaaaagtatttgattctaccatttctggaatttcagaagtttgaagttttagcctatttgaccccttttgccccacccctcaggtcCCTTGGGGGCTAGgaacatataattcacaattttggttgacctttcGTCATGGAAGGTTTCTgaaaaatttcaacaaatttggttcagcaGTTATAGAAAGATGtcaaaaatgttaattgtttatcgccatacgacgcaTGACGACGGAAAAAGACGATTAGAAAAGGTAaattgagacttcgtctcaggtgacctaataaaaacaCACTGTTggcaattgttttttttattatcattatttggAATAATTCTTCAGAAAACTGTTATAATGTTTCTTTTGTTCTTTGACTTTATCAAGCAGTGACAGGTAACCCTATTGTTTTGTGATTAGCAGATGAGAAGGGAGCATTCTGAAATGTGAAGcacaaatgatatatatatattaccggTTGACCTCTGGGAGATCTCTGAGGAATTTGCTGTTGTTCTTCATCATCCATAGATGAGTCAGCAACAACTGCAGCAGCAGCAGCGGCAGCTGAAAGGCAAAAGATATACCATGACACATTGTTGTATAGTTTTTAATAAGATATAAAATGTCCAACAGTctaaaaagtttttatttaatgTGATTTGAGGTCACTTTGAATAACAACACTTGCAAGAAATGAACTCTCGCAAGAAGCTTGTAAGAAACAAGTTTTTGTCAAAGAGATAAATTCTGAATCACAGAATCACGAGTACCCTACCAttgaaaaatgatatatatgatgGAATGTTGTTAGTACCTTTCCCTTTGCCCTTTGCTGCTACCCATGCTTGGTAGGCTGGCGAGTTGTGGTAGGCCTTCATCAGTTCACTATACTGGACCTACAACAAAGGCCAGGGGTGtaaattaattgttaaaatgtCATGCTTCATATGAATTCCATTGTTCTGTTAAAAAAAGTTAGGTATAAGATAATCATAGCATCATTGTTCTCTTCCtctttttaaacataaaaacattCACCATCATAGTCCTTAAACATATAATCcaaattttaataataaaatttaaaacccatagaacatgtacaaatttttaaaacaatactatatTAAAGCAAGCATGAAACAACATATCCATCCAACAACAGTATACCTTTTCTGCCTCATACTCATCCATGAACTCCTGCTTGTCACCTTCGGGTAAATCTCGCCACATCTGGCCAATAATTTTGCCAATTTCCCAAAGTTTCAGGTCTGGGTTAGCTCCCTTCACTTGGTCCCAAACCTTGGATTACAGTAAAAATATTCATCTTTCTGTTTTTCCTAATTTCTATTTTTGATTCTACAGTGGTGTTATACCATGGTCAAAACTaattatggttttttttctcaagACGTTCCTGTAGCTAAACTAGAATATTTCTTTTGAAACTCAATGTAAGTTTTCTATGTACATAACGGTTTTTTTTAAAGACCAAAACAAAGGATTAAATCATAAGAATCTTGTGTATGAAATCGGTAATTTTTTTTAGTGAATCCCGACACATATAAATGGGAAAATTTCTatagaaacaaaaataatagacaggaattatgaaataagtataaagcAGTGTGCACAACATCTACAAGTCCACGTCCTTACATGGAGACATTCTGAATGGATGCacacaaaacataaacaaattaggGAAGGTTTAACCACATGAAATATACATTACCAACTTACAcaggataaaaacaacatacaCAAAACAGGTAAAGTCACATCATATTATACTTGTAGCAATACAATGAAAATGTTGTTTAGTTTTGAAGAATCTCTGTCGTATATGTTTAGAGCTAATTTATctataacaaattattttacaaatttacaATCCAGCAACATCTTTTCAACAATTGGAATCATTTCCCACTACATGGTAGTGGAACTATTGTCTTTTGacaaaaattttcatttaagttATATGAATTGTCTCGGATTTCTACAAAACCTTAAAAATATAAGACACTTTCAAATTGGCAAACTTCAGCATAGTTAATAAACAATTTGCTTTTTTATATTACCAGCTCAAAAAATCCTCAGAAATGTTCATTGAAGAAGTGAACTGTATGCAAGTAGATGCTGCATGCCAACATACGTACCTTCCTACTGTACCTCATGTAGGGCATTAGAGGCTTATCTGGGGGTTTGGGTGGCTTCGGGACCTTGGAGTCTGTCTGTCAATATGGCAGTAGTAACAACTGATTacacatttatcaaaatacagTTGATAGGAGAATACACTCTATGTAACATTTTAGAGCATCACATTCCAATAATGTATAACATGGAATATTTCAAGGTACAATATTTCATGGTTTGGAACTTTCAAATTATTCACTAGTgcattaaattttcaaattattcacTAGTgcattaaataattgttttatatatatttgagcTTTCATAGCAAACACAACAAAACTTTACAGTACATATGAGATTTCAATAAAGATAATGTTGTTTTCTTCTTCAAAAAGTAACAATGTTTTgctatatattttgaattaaaaccAACGAATAAATAGCTATATGACGACATTACTTTCATTTATATTGACcatatattcatatttgttaCAGATTATATCAACTAGGAAactataaaattgataatttcaattGCAATTTTGAAGTTGTATTTAAAGTTATtgattttagaatatttataatgagtTCAAAATCTTCCAAACATTGTTTTGTGAATCCAAAAAAATATCATGAGAAAACAAGCTGAAAAATATGTAGTGTACATTCTGATGGATACATACCCCTGCTGCAGCCTTACTGCTGCTAAAGCTGACCTTGACTGGATTAAAGGATGGATGGCCATGAGCAGAAGATACAAAGGGACTAGATCCAGAACCCTGCAACagcaaatacatacatgtaacaaaaaacCATTTAAAGcttcatattttatttctgtCTTTATCAAATTAAGACTTGTAGATATGATCAATATAGTCAAGCTTTAATATCTCAAAGGAAATAGACCTGTGGAATTTATTTGTCCTAGCTATTTAGGATAattaataatacataatataaaattataaccatCACTACTAGTATTAAAtgtttgaaaacaatttaatgGAGAGATAAAAACTATGAAATGGTTTTGAAAAACGCTTAGATAAATGTCCTGTCTGCATATTGACTATATCAGTAAGAAACAAGAGACAGGATTGGACAAGGTGAGACAGACACAATATGTAAACTCATCCCATTTCTTCATGAAGTGCAAGACATAACAAGACGATATAACTGCCTATTTTTTCATCATGTACAATAACTgcctattttttcatataactGCCTATTTTACAATACATCCTGCCTATTTTTTacagtttacaatgtacatataatcaGCAGGGTACAatacattacaatgtacatataactggttactgccaCATCAGGGTACagtttacaatgtacaatatactGGTTATACCACAgcagggtactgtttacaatgtacatataactgccTGAGACATATACAGGGtactgttgtacaatgtacatataacaccaTGCCAGagtactgtttacaatgtacatataactggttactgccaCACAGCAGGGTACAGTTTACAATGTACTATAACTGGTTACTACCATGACagggtacacaatgtacatataactggttactacAGGGTACCAATGTTACAGGGTACTACACCTGcctctgtttacaatgtacatataactggttactccATACTGGGTACTcagtttacaatgtacatataagcTGGTTACTACCACAGCAGggtatgtttacaatgtacatataactggttactacCATGAACAGGGTACTGTTTTACAATGTTAACATATAAACTGGTTACCCACATAGAcagggtactgtttacaatgtacatataactggttactgccaCAGCAGGTACTGTTTTACC
This genomic window from Argopecten irradians isolate NY chromosome 4, Ai_NY, whole genome shotgun sequence contains:
- the LOC138320610 gene encoding SWI/SNF-related matrix-associated actin-dependent regulator of chromatin subfamily E member 1-like isoform X3, translating into MALPMYRGSPHPPPVTPRSRSSYDKSVSSMAMSKGSGSSPFVSSAHGHPSFNPVKVSFSSSKAAAGTDSKVPKPPKPPDKPLMPYMRYSRKVWDQVKGANPDLKLWEIGKIIGQMWRDLPEGDKQEFMDEYEAEKVQYSELMKAYHNSPAYQAWVAAKGKGKAAAAAAAVVADSSMDDEEQQQIPQRSPRGQPSSKMDAQGRISIQQADDDDDADDGFLIKHISHSRYVRNHRLINEIFSETVVPDVRTVVTTTRMGVLKRQVQSLTMHQKKLETELQQIEERHENKKRKFQEGSEQFQEDLQKLCDEKPQVTEEMFNNMVSAAREDLKVRHQQYLQQQEEERKKAAELAEMKKEEGESQSDTDKKDVKSDENVGVEQMDVGDAVVDSTTTELTAIDKPTIAEPAKDTDMDTCNSLDGPGLEEGSTLEDLGVNRRDLDSPDSQKTEDLSQDGMPMSMMLDAPGDEGLYSPESQGSSPDHTPEKGDSPESQGEATPEKRTKVRRKRDRGDKVDKQDSPAGERGADLNDSVQER